GACGGTGCGGCCGGCCACGACACGCTGTCGGGCGGCGCGGACGGCGACACCCTCGCGGGCGGTTCGGGCAACGACGTCCTCAACGGTGACGATGGTGCTGACACGCTCGACGGCGGCTCTGGTGACGACACCCTGTCGGGCGGGAACGACGGCGATACCATCGTCGGCGGTCTGGGCAACGACGCCCTGAACGGCGACGATGGCAGCGATACGCTGTCCGGCAACGACGGTAGCGATACGCTCTCGGGCGGCAACGACGGCGACACCCTCCTTGGCGGCTCGGGCAACGACACCCTGAACGGCGATGCCGGCAACGACACGTTGAACGGCGGCGACGACGCCGACACGCTGAACGGCGGCATCGGCGACGACACCCTGACCGGCGGCAACGGCGACGATGTCCTAACCGGCGGCACCGGGGTCGACCAGCTGACCGGCGGGGCGGGCGCGGACATCTTCGTGGTCGAGGCGCCCCCGTCCGGGACGCAGTACGACACCGTCACCGACGCGGCTGCCGGCGACCAGGTCGAACTCGTCGATCGCGGCACCGAGACCTTCAATGCGACGATGCTCACCGGGTTCGCGACGTTCCAGAATTACCTGGACGCCGCGGCCGCCGGCGACGGCAGCGTCAACGGTGCCATCTCCTGGTTCCAGTTCGGTGGCGACACCTACGTGGTGCAGGACCTGAGCAACACCGCCGGCTTCGTGGACGGCACGGACATCGTCGTCAGGCTCGCCGGTGCGGTCGACCTCGGCACCGCCACCCTTACCGGCCCCAGCGGGAACAGGCTGGCGCTGCCCTACGGGCTGATCTATGGGCTGACCACCGGCGGCGATACCATTAACGGCGCCGGTGGCGACGACACCATCAACGGCCTGTTCGCCGGCAACGCCACCGACACGCTGACCGCGGGCGACAGCATCAACGGCGGCGGCGGCACCGACACCCTCAACCTCACCATCACCGGCCCGCTGAACACGGTCCGGACCAATGCCGTGACGGTGACCAGTGTCGAGACGGTGAACCTGAATGCCGCCGGCGGGGTCGCGTTCGCGGCCGACCTGACCAGCTGGACCGGCGTGCAGACGGTCAACGTCACCAACACCGCCACCAGTACGGTGAGCATCGGCAACGCCGCCTACACCGGCGGTGCGGGCAGCGACGTGGTGACGGTTTCCAACGCATTGACCAGGGCGATCGACCTGGGCGGTGGTAACGACACGATCAACCTACAGGCCGGGGTGGGGGCCGGCGCCTCGCTCGCCGGTGGTGCCGGCACCGCCGACACGCTGATCGTGTCCGCGGCCGATGCGGCAACGTTGTCGGCCGGCGGGAGGGCGAGCGGCTTCGAGCGGATCGCCATCGGCACAGTCGGCGGGCCCATCAGCATCGACTTGGCCGGCCTGGGCAATGTCAACTATCTGAGCGTGGCCGGGGTGACCGCGGGCGGCCTGACCGTCACCAATCTGGTGTCGGGCGGTACGGTGGATCTGACCGCCGCCGTGACCGCGGCGTCCAGCATCGGGGTGGCGGGTGCCGCGGGGGGCGCAACCGATGTCCTGAACCTGAGGTTCGCGGCGACGAACGGCTTCGATAGCAGCGGCGGGATCATCACCGTCGCGGATGTCGAAACCATCAACATCGTGGCCGACGACACCGACGCCACTGCCGTTACCAGCCCGTTCAAGGTCAGGCTCAACGCAGCGGCAGCAACGAAGATCGTGCTGTCCGGCGATGCCGGCGTGGACCTCACCGGGTCCACGCTGACGGGGGTGACCCTCGTCGACGGAAGCGCACTCACGGGCGCTGGCATCGGCGGCGGTCTGACCGTGCTCGCCGGCAGCCTGGCAACCACGGGCGTGACCCTCAGGGGCGGTGCGGGCAACGACGGGTTCTCCAGCAACTCGGCGGCCGGGATGGTGGATACCCTGATCGGTGGCGATGGTTCCGACTACATGACCGCCGGCGCGGGGAATGACATTCTCGACGGCGGCACCGGATGGGACTTCCTGTTCGGTGGTGCCGGCGACGACACCTTCATCGGTGGAGCCGGCACCGATCAGATGACCGGCGGGACAGGCAACGATACCTTTGTGATCAGTGTTCCCGCGGGTTCCTGGGAGTACGACATCATCAACGATGCGACCACCGGCGACCGGATCCAGGTCATCGATCGGGGCACCGAGACCTTCAACGCGACGAAGCTCACGGGATATGCGTCGCTCAACGACTACCTGAACGCCGCGGCTGCCGGAAACGGCAGCGTCAACAGCACCATCTCCTGGTTCGTGTGGACCGAGAGCGGCACCACCTACACCTACGTGGTCCAGGATTTGAGCGCGAGCAGCACCTTCCAGTCGTTCAACGGCGACTTGGTTGTCAGGCTCGCCGGTACGGTGGATCT
This sequence is a window from Azospirillaceae bacterium. Protein-coding genes within it:
- a CDS encoding calcium-binding protein — translated: GGAGDDVIAGNSATGNVDTLSGGAGNDTLTGGAGNDVVSGGDGADTLDGAAGHDTLSGGADGDTLAGGSGNDVLNGDDGADTLDGGSGDDTLSGGNDGDTIVGGLGNDALNGDDGSDTLSGNDGSDTLSGGNDGDTLLGGSGNDTLNGDAGNDTLNGGDDADTLNGGIGDDTLTGGNGDDVLTGGTGVDQLTGGAGADIFVVEAPPSGTQYDTVTDAAAGDQVELVDRGTETFNATMLTGFATFQNYLDAAAAGDGSVNGAISWFQFGGDTYVVQDLSNTAGFVDGTDIVVRLAGAVDLGTATLTGPSGNRLALPYGLIYGLTTGGDTINGAGGDDTINGLFAGNATDTLTAGDSINGGGGTDTLNLTITGPLNTVRTNAVTVTSVETVNLNAAGGVAFAADLTSWTGVQTVNVTNTATSTVSIGNAAYTGGAGSDVVTVSNALTRAIDLGGGNDTINLQAGVGAGASLAGGAGTADTLIVSAADAATLSAGGRASGFERIAIGTVGGPISIDLAGLGNVNYLSVAGVTAGGLTVTNLVSGGTVDLTAAVTAASSIGVAGAAGGATDVLNLRFAATNGFDSSGGIITVADVETINIVADDTDATAVTSPFKVRLNAAAATKIVLSGDAGVDLTGSTLTGVTLVDGSALTGAGIGGGLTVLAGSLATTGVTLRGGAGNDGFSSNSAAGMVDTLIGGDGSDYMTAGAGNDILDGGTGWDFLFGGAGDDTFIGGAGTDQMTGGTGNDTFVISVPAGSWEYDIINDATTGDRIQVIDRGTETFNATKLTGYASLNDYLNAAAAGNGSVNSTISWFVWTESGTTYTYVVQDLSASSTFQSFNGDLVVRLAGTVDLSAATLGGASGNQLVL